A part of Antennarius striatus isolate MH-2024 chromosome 21, ASM4005453v1, whole genome shotgun sequence genomic DNA contains:
- the vstm4b gene encoding V-set and transmembrane domain-containing protein 4 isoform X2 — MKISSVVLTFLTQVLLRDLCLAVNVTITPSPFTVAQEGQNITLTCVVSQRRRNAALPVVKWTFLPAGAERPEDELLIARVNMRKARFYGNYTKSFPWPKLKLTVVKQGKIFDLLILNVSEGDRGLYTCRVQEFKKHQDRWKASSNCTAATELRVHVLPAIKAKESLWSLFEDVYLCAVLICSVGLLCMCMFTVTVTCQYVQRKQRLKDNYYLVKSPQNSSGETVTSLVNASPALPKKERRYRKKRNRDYQKEIPPEIPAKAPIGDKTRKPKLLKPQPRKVLLLTTNQGILTVLCGLP; from the exons ATGAAGATCTCTTCTGTGGTCCTTACTTTCCTTACTCAAGTGCTGCTTAGAG ATTTGTGTTTGGCCGTCAACGTCACAATTACCCCATCCCCCTTCACAGTGGCCCAGGAGGGTCAGAACATCACACTGACCTGCGTTGTGTCCCAGCGGCGCCGCAATGCTGCTCTGCCAGTGGTGAAATGGACCTTCCTGCCAGCAGGCGCCGAACGGCCAGAGGACGAACTCCTCATTGCTCGCGTCAACATGAGGAAGGCCCGTTTTTATGGCAACTACACAAAGAGTTTCCCATGGCCCAAACTGAAGTTGACAGTAGTGAAGCAAGGAAAGATTTTTGACCTGCTGATTCTGAATGTGTCCGAGGGGGACCGGGGGCTCTACACGTGCCGTGTGCAGGAGTTTAAAAAGCACCAGGACCGCTGGAAGGCCTCATCAAACTGCACCGCTGCCACTGAGTTAAGAG tgCATGTTTTACCAGCCATCAAGGCCAAAGAAAGCCTGTGGAGCTTGTTTGAAG ATGTCTATCTGTGTGCAGTGCTGATCTGCTCTGTGGGTCTgctgtgcatgtgcatgttcACTGTGACTGTGACCTGCCAGTACgtacagaggaagcagaggttAAAAG ATAATTATTACTTGGTGAAAAGCCCTCAGAACAG TTCAGGAGAGACTGTCACCAGTTTGGTGAATGCATCTCCTGCTTTgccaaagaaggagaggaggtaCAGGAAGAAACGGAACAGAGACTACCAAAAAGAGATACCACCAGAAATACCAGCGAAAG CTCCCATTGGAGACAAAACACGGAAACCCAAACTTTTAAAACCACAACCAAGGAAAGTGTTGCTG CTTACTACCAATCAAGGCATTCTTACTGTCCTTTGTGGCCTACCATGA